The Phenylobacterium koreense genome window below encodes:
- a CDS encoding LysR family transcriptional regulator gives MRSPVHLNALRAFEAAARHGSFSLAAGELGVTPAAVGQLVRTLEEWLGAPLFHRGSTGRARLVSHRGGPTGAARYQRRF, from the coding sequence TTGCGCTCCCCGGTTCATCTCAATGCCTTACGGGCCTTCGAAGCCGCTGCCCGCCACGGCAGTTTCTCGCTAGCGGCGGGCGAACTCGGGGTGACACCGGCCGCCGTTGGTCAGCTCGTCCGAACGCTTGAAGAGTGGCTCGGCGCGCCCTTGTTCCATCGCGGCAGCACTGGCCGCGCGCGACTTGTTTCTCACCGAGGCGGCCCAACAGGCGCTGCCCGATATCAGCGCCGGTTTTGA
- a CDS encoding AraC family transcriptional regulator has protein sequence MTWSEISAPPDLGSPTPLTVRVQSLAPRTYFPEHSHHWGQVAYAISGVLSVNIPGRSFVISPRQAVWLPAGVSHRVGSLMGAEFRSLWISTSVTGDLPVDPAVFSVGPLLRALIAEAAALQETDDDPDYRDRVTGLVLDQLRRARALPAALPWPRTTMLAQVCEAIYADPTDSRSAEEWSAQLGISARTLTRRFEADLGMSLRTWRRRMRLFKSIELLGGDMDITQIALELGYASSSAFTYAFRTAIGVSPTLYIRGEASAP, from the coding sequence ATGACCTGGAGTGAGATTTCCGCTCCACCCGATCTGGGATCGCCAACCCCGTTGACCGTGCGTGTTCAGTCGCTCGCGCCACGAACCTACTTCCCTGAACACTCGCATCACTGGGGACAGGTCGCCTACGCGATCTCGGGGGTGCTTTCAGTGAACATCCCCGGCCGGTCCTTTGTCATTTCGCCGCGACAAGCAGTCTGGCTGCCAGCGGGAGTCAGCCATCGTGTCGGCTCGCTGATGGGCGCAGAATTTCGCAGCCTCTGGATCTCCACATCCGTGACCGGCGACCTCCCGGTCGATCCCGCGGTCTTCAGTGTCGGCCCGTTGCTCCGAGCGCTGATTGCCGAAGCTGCGGCGCTGCAGGAGACCGATGACGATCCAGATTATCGAGACCGGGTGACCGGCCTCGTTCTCGATCAGTTACGCCGCGCGCGGGCGCTTCCAGCGGCGCTACCATGGCCGCGCACGACCATGCTGGCCCAGGTATGCGAAGCCATCTACGCAGATCCCACTGACTCTCGCTCTGCGGAGGAATGGAGCGCGCAACTCGGCATCTCGGCTCGCACGCTTACCCGTCGGTTCGAGGCCGATCTAGGAATGAGCCTGCGGACATGGCGCCGGCGCATGCGCCTCTTCAAGTCCATCGAGCTGTTGGGTGGAGACATGGATATCACTCAGATCGCGCTTGAGCTGGGCTACGCTTCTTCGTCGGCATTCACCTACGCCTTCAGAACCGCCATTGGTGTGAGCCCAACGCTGTACATCCGCGGCGAAGCCTCGGCGCCTTAG